Proteins from one Diprion similis isolate iyDipSimi1 chromosome 3, iyDipSimi1.1, whole genome shotgun sequence genomic window:
- the LOC124416802 gene encoding E3 ubiquitin-protein ligase RBBP6-like isoform X2, which yields MSVHYKFKSTLDYDTVSFDGLHISVADLKKAIFHQKRIGKNTDFDLQITNAQTKEDYTDDNALIAKNTSLIIARVPLTIQQKRSWDRNEGPAIGNSKDESNMGRSVDLTRLDGSEEDKIRAMMTQSTQDYDPSNYMKIRGANQTGDVPPNYRCYKCHQPGHWIKNCPLGSNQEPIEIKKSTGIPRSFMVPVEGPLVPGAMMTPTGQYAVPAIDHQAYKEGKKERPPFSQEPEPVAEKLEIPEDLVCTICKDLLTDAVMIPCCGNSFCDECIRTFLLESEEHECPDCNEKDVSPETLIPNRFLRNAVSNFKNETGYAKRQSYRSAMQRAQAVILADQSKTESQQAVTATPPQVMSLQAQEVSQPTAVEPVPQQPQLDAIPQEFDLHRPPPVMSILPESTSESDLQSDSITKLTTDEETEVPPPPGTEPLLPIPAIGSSPEREKERREPSIIDREDRREDYRGERHSREQKRSFSRDSHSDRSNERGRRIENLRTVTEQRIVNRRRSLSPRRSHRGDYPPQSGPPPHVPNHSLPSKSYQRPPPGESHYPPPMQYDPGIRRSTEDRPGTPTVDEPHLHPPPTNTQPPLLPFPPGEDRVPAPNYNQPPPNMAPHNPPLLPDPYMGHRMPMYPHQQEPHYGPPRYERPPYQAPGYRPQQPPRGYTGPTRPLRGMHHVGYRGTQPPPPGMGRNIHNGNQPGVIDDPLEAFERMLREKDERDRRLGKHRRRSRSRSRTRSYSRSRSRSFGRRSPLPSRISRSRSPPPKRRSSRSPLPLRPRSRTPKRRSRSRSFTISRSRSYSRSVSPRGSLPRDRDRDRDRDRERERERERERERERERERDRERERDRERDRDRDPPPRYRSPIRSPPRFQRDRDRDPRPRSREPRDNYSNYYNDAPANDYQFRDRDREPLPRERPLPRYPARNPPPQHNIPPLLPHLGPGSHPPPLMSLGPSPLDRKDYYDSYNRYAGPPPQRFASPNREPPPKRFDDVAPPGTEGYYDLPPPGVDHLERPVKEDRDRLRISREREERERDHAPKDLDLEDRDRLPIRDDRIREREDRIRDREDRDRRGLEREREEREKIVPPPPREREERGIREKDERDRREREREREREERHPQRDRREEERVVEKRDYDKDRYREDRDRYRGDDKNRGRDRDKRDRDYDPDRERHERYERHSVDRKRIRKSQSPVRPKSRNETKDQTPEKVKRKEKDHEDKVDEKKKEKKIKDKKKKKDTDDKEKKKKKKKEKEKEKEKKAALKEAAKDETLLKVNETEVPSVEEALHVAAEITLEPLKEEKVVPEKICEEAPIPIVTEEFEKKSLAINPEPPEFKESTPECSEEPEFGANPPNPNFKPIPELKAETEPVDSLYGGLDDTEIKTLITDDYSLALEQQVREEQEERVENAEKSPKKDEFLAPVPELSKWERDETAEKLDSVPESPKEKANTDEPKSTKVVTSEVLKRAENAIFQKAINAIRPIEIKKISESRKILYQNPEPKILDPEPPRKSVNVTINVGRNERNVEITEPVKKAKLDRSKFKPVPESHSPTRLSAKERLGDKIEDDKERKVIPVKGFLDRHENKTESASRSRSPRSGRERRISPLMERRIDPPLTVSNPERKVFLDERKRDRDRTDRPRDRNESRSERHGSRSDRNESRGDREPRTDRGDIRMNRNETRSEARNESRNERSERERERDRKTRTPPIAYKRDDPMKMSFAKRKEDEEDKKKDKRLKEDRKRKKEHRSRSKSKDRKKRKEKKHKKDKEKSLEKKQKHKDELVTKEKSQAVAIKPVFENSTPLPTEVKKQRKNPRLVSDRKRSVLDEASFEPDYSATDSESDGEENKSTHVTVKKIKPDAAEPQKEPDIKLVKKRVRSTSTEDDTSTTETSSSDTDSSDESPKRKKRKHKKHKKRKSVKKESTTESDTNSDSSDSSSDEDKHRKKSKKSKSKNKPSKKKKKSKHK from the exons ATGTCTGTACACTACAAGTTCAAGTCTACTTTGGACTATGACACCGTATCGTTTGACGGCCTGCACATCTCTGTGGCAGACTTGAAAAAGGCGATCTTTCATCAGAAGCGTATTGGCAAAAACACAGATTTTGACCTACAGATAACCAATGCCCAAACTAAAGaag attacACTGATGATAATGCTTTGATAGCAAAGAACACAAGCTTAATCATAGCTAGGGTGCCATTGACCATCCAACAAAAACGTTCTTGGGATCGAAACGAAGGACCAGCCATTGGCAATTCAAAGGATGAATCGAATATGGGCAGATCAGTAGACCTAACACGGCTCGATGGCTCGGAAGAAGATAAGATTCGTGCAATGATGACTCAATCGACTCAAGATTACGATCCATCAAA CTACATGAAAATTCGAGGAGCTAATCAAACAGGTGATGTTCCTCCGAATTACCGCTGCTACAAGTGTCACCAACCTGGACATTGGATTAAAAACTGTCCATTAGGCTCTAATCAAGAACCAattgagattaaaaaaagCACTGGGATTCCCAGAAGCTTTATGGTTCCCGTAGAGGGTCCATTGGTACCGGGTGCCATGATGACGCCAACGGGACAGTACGCCGTTCCAGCAATTGACCA CCAAGCCTacaaagaaggaaagaaagaacggCCGCCTTTTTCACAAGAACCAGAACCtgttgcagaaaaattagaaattccaGAAGACCTGGTATGCACAATATGCAAAGATTTGTTAACAGATGCAGTGATGATACCGTGTTGTGGAAATTCGTTTTGCGACGAAT GTATTCGAACTTTTCTGCTCGAATCAGAGGAGCATGAGTGTCCTGATTGCAACGAGAAGGATGTATCTCCCGAAACGCTGATACCGAACAGATTTCTCAGAAATGCAGTCtccaatttcaaaaatgaaactgGTTATGCCAAAAGACAGTCGTATCGATCAGCCATGCAAAGAGCACAAGCTGTTATACTAGCAGATCAATCGAAAACTGAGAGTCAACAGGCCGTCACTGCAACTCCACCTCAAGTTATGTCATTACAGGCACAGGAAGTTAGCCAACCGACAGCAGTTGAACCTGTTCCTCAACAGCCACAATTAGATGCGATCCCTCAAGAATTTGACCTTCATCGCCCACCACCAGTGATGTCAA TTCTTCCTGAATCCACCTCGGAATCAGACTTGCAGAGTGATTCCATAACAAAGTTGACAACGGACGAAGAGACGGAAGTACCGCCGCCTCCAGGGACTGAACCGCTCCTGCCGATACCTGCAATAGGAAGTTCACCAGAAAGGGAGAAGGAAAGAAGGGAACCGTCGATTATCGACAGAGAGGATCGCCGTGAGGATTATAGAGGAGAAAGGCATTCCAGAGAGCAAAAAAGAAGCTTCAGCAGGGACAGTCATAGCGACAG GAGTAACGAAAGGGGTCGCAGAATAGAAAATCTACGAACAGTCACCGAACAAAGAATAGTGAACCGTAGGCGATCCCTGTCTCCTAGACGATCGCATCGCGGCGACTATCCACCTCAATCCGGACCTCCACCACACGTGCCAAATCATTCTTTGCCATCCAAATCATACCAGAGACCACCTCCTGGTGAAAGTCATTATCCACCGCCCATGCAGTATGATCCAGGCATTCGACGATCCACCGAAGACCGGCCTGGTACTCCAACG GTTGACGAACCTCACCTACATCCCCCACCAACCAACACACAACCACCGCTTCTGCCGTTTCCACCGGGAGAAGATCGCGTTCCCGCTCCGAATTATAATCAACCGCCGCCGAACATGGCCCCACATAATCCACCACTGTTGCCAGATCCCTACATGGGTCACAGAATGCCCATGTATCCGCATCAACAAGAACCGCATTATGGGCCACCGAGATATGAAAGACCTCCTTATCAGGCCCCTGGTTACAGGCCTCAGCAGCCACCCAGGGGTTACACAGGACCGACAAGGCCTCTGCGTGGAATGCATCATG TTGGATATAGAGGAACCCAGCCACCGCCACCAGGAATGGGAAGAAACATTCACAATGGAAATCAGCCTGG AGTGATTGATGATCCGCTTGAAGCTTTCGAAAGAATGCTTCGCGAAAAAGATGAGAGAGACAGAAGATTAGGCAAGCACAGAAGGCGATCGAGAAGTCGTTCTAGAACTCGTTCGTATTCGCGATCGAGGTCCAGATCTTTTGGCAGACGGTCACCCTTGCCATCTAGAATTAGCAGATCCCGAAGTCCTCCGCCTAAAAGACGTTCGTCCAGGTCTCCTCTGCCCCTAAGACCGAGAAGCCGTACTCCAAAACGACGATCCAGAAGCCGAAGCTTTACCATCAGCAG ATCCAGATCGTATTCGCGAAGCGTGTCTCCGCGTGGCTCATTACCGCGAGACAGAGACAGGGACAGAGATCGCGATCGGGAgagggaaagggaaagggagagagaaagggaaagggaaagagAAAGGGAAAGGGATAGGGAGCgggagagagacagagaaagagatcGTGATCGTGATCCACCACCGAGATATAGATCCCCAATTAGATCTCCACCAAG attTCAAAGAGACCGAGACAGAGATCCACGTCCTAGATCTCGGGAGCCACGCGATAATTATAGCAACTACTACAATGATGCGCCGGCAAATGATTATCAGTTCCGGGACAGGGACCGAGagccactgccaagggaaagACCTCTACCCAGATATCCAGCCAGGAACCCACCCCCTCAACATAATATACCCCCACTGCTGCCGCACCTTGGACCCGGAAGTCATCCGCCCCCGCTCATGTCGCTGGGCCCTTCACCACTGGACAGGAAAGACTATTATGATTCCTACAACAG GTACGCAGGCCCTCCACCGCAACGCTTTGCAAGTCCTAATCGTGAACCGCCGCCAAAGAGATTCGACGATGTCGCACCGCCAGGAACGGAAGGTTATTATGACCTTCCACCGCCTGGCGTTGATCACCTTGAGAGACCGGTGAAGGAAGATCGTGATAGATTACGCATATCACGGGAGCGCGAAGAACGTGAACGTGACCATGCGCCTAAAGATCTAGACTTGGAGGACAGGGACAGATTACCAATTAGAGATGACAG AATTCGAGAGCGCGAAGATCGCATAAGAGATAGAGAGGATAGAGATAGAAGAGGgctagaaagagagagagaagagagagaaaagattgTCCCACCACCTCCGAGAGAGCGAGAAGAGAGAGGAATAAGAGAGAAGGATGAACGAGacagaagagaaagagaacggGAGAGAGAACGCGAGGAGAGACACCCACAAAGAGATCGCAGGGAGGAAGAAAGAGTGGTTGAAAAACGAGATTACGACAAAGACCG ATACAGAGAAGATAGAGATCGTTACAGAGGAGATGATAAAAATCGTGGACGAGATAGAGACAAACGCGATCGTGATTACGACCCAGATCGTGAACGTCACGAACGTTACGAGAGGCATTCGGTTGACAGAAAACGGATACGCAAGAGTCAGAGTCCAGTTAGGCCAAAGTCGAGGAACGAGACTAAGGATCAAACGCCAGAAAAGGtaaagaggaaagagaaagacCACGAAGATAAAGtggatgagaaaaagaaagagaagaagataaaagacaagaaaaagaaaaaggacaccgatgataaagaaaaaaagaagaagaagaagaaagagaaggagaaggagaaagagaagaaagcaGCATTGAAAGAAGCGGCCAAAGATGAAACTCTGTTGAAAGTCAACGAAACTGAGGTCCCGTCTGTAGAAGAAGCACTCCATGTGGCGGCAGAGATTACTCTTGAGCCactgaaagaggaaaaagttgtgccagaaaaaatttgcgaagAAGCTCCGATACCTATAGTGactgaagaatttgaaaagaaatctttGGCCATAAATCCTGAACCGCCAGAATTCAAGGAAAGTACCCCCGAATGCTCAGAGGAGCCAGAGTTCGGCGCTAATCCTCCGAATCCGAACTTCAAACCCATTCCCGAATTGAAAGCTGAAACTGAACCAGTTGATTCGTTGTATGGTGGACTGGAtgatacagaaataaaaacattgaTTACAGATGATTATTCTCTGGCACTTGAACAACAGGTTAGAGAAGAGCAGGAGGAACGAGTTGAAAATGCGGAGAAATCGCCTAAAAAAGACGAATTCCTTGCCCCTGTCCCTGAGTTATCTAAATGGGAAAGAGATGagacagccgaaaaattggACAGCGTCCCTGAATCACCAAAAGAAAAGGCAAATACTGATGAACCCAAATCTACCAAGGTCGTAACATCAGAGGTACTGAAGCGTGCTGAGAATGCAATATTCCAAAAAGCTATCAATGCTATTAGACCTATagagataaagaaaataagcgAAAGCCGTAAAATATTGTATCAGAATCCTGAGCCAAAGATTTTGGACCCTGAGCCACCACGAAAAAGTGTAAACGTTACTATAAATGTGGGAAGGAATGAAAGAAATGTTGAAATCACTGAGCCGGTGAAAAAAGCAAAGTTGGATCGCTCTAAATTCAAACCTGTTCCTGAATCTCATTCGCCAACAAGGTTATCGGCAAAGGAAAGACTCGgtgataaaattgaagatgATAAAGAAAGGAAAGTCATTCCCGTCAAAGGATTCCTAGATCGACACGAAAATAAGACCGAAAGTGCATCCAGAAGCAGATCACCTAGGTCAGGCAGAGAAAGGAGGATTTCTCCATTGATGGAAAGGCGCATCGACCCACCATTGACCGTCTCAAACCCGGAGCGCAAAGTCTTTCTGgacgagagaaagagggatAGAGATAGAACCGACCGTCCAAGAGATAGAAATGAATCAAGAAGTGAACGGCACGGATCGAGGTCGGATAGAAATGAATCGAGAGGGGATCGAGAACCCAGAACAGACCGCGGGGACATTAGAATGAACAGAAATGAGACTAGAAGTGAAGCTAGAAACGAATCTAGAAATGAGAGAAGTGAACGCGAGAGAGAGCGGGATAGGAAAACTCGCACCCCTCCGATAGCTTACAAACGAGATGATCCAATGAAGATGAGTTTTGCAAAGCGTAAAGAGGACGAGGAAGATAAAAAGAAGGATAAGAGATTAAAGGAAGATAGAAAGCGTAAAAAAGAACATAGAAGTAGAAGTAAATCCAAGGATCGCAAGAAACGCAAGGaaaagaaacacaaaaaagacaaagaaaagtCTTTGGAGAAGAAACAGAAGCACAAAGATGAGTTAGTTACTAAGGAAAAGTCGCAAGCAgttgcgataaaaccagtgttcgaaaattcaacacCTTTGCCCACGGAAGTAAAGAAGCAGAGGAAAAATCCAAGACTCGTCTCAGATCGGAAGCGCAGTGTTTTAGATGAAGCCAGTTTTGAACCTGACTATTCAGCTACTGATTCTGAATCTGATGGCGAAGAGAACAAGTCAACTCACgtgactgtgaaaaaaattaaaccagaCGCTGCTGAGCCGCAAAAAGAGCCAGACATTAAGCTAGTGAAAAAACGAGTTCGTTCAACAAGTACTGAAGACGATACAAGTACAACTGAGACTTCATCATCGGACACTGACAGTTCGGATGAATCCccaaaaaggaagaagagaaagcATAAGAAGCATAAAAAACGTAAATCggttaaaaaagaaagcacAACAGAGTCTGATACCAACTCAGATTCGTCAGATTCCAGTTCGGATGAAGATAAACACAGgaagaaatcgaagaaatcgaaaagtaaaaacaagccttctaagaagaagaaaaaatcaaaacacaaATGA